In Deltaproteobacteria bacterium, a single genomic region encodes these proteins:
- a CDS encoding DUF1929 domain-containing protein — translation MIQKVRLSLLLTLAGPLCGSAVAATVQDFDKPSKGTPYVSIQTNNPPGPEVLPGGPTGSGNFLRLASATPQPQPPSANTITFPDTDPAADIVVIDFDFRLTPGNAVVPGKGRADGFGVALLNTAFFSAPGVASQGPVFAAEEPNFTGSLGIGFDLYKNGNLPGGYPDDIGNDNVRGPFVFSNSLSVHFHGQVLTQVDVSEVVDLAGGQWMHARIVMRPGGGFSDVSVMLTPRDCAPVTVVENLPVPGLLPYRGRLHFGARSGGETANSDIDNIKVQFLNSAQSLLSFRADTYRVEETALEVVISVERMGNISETVKVRYSATSGTAKSRSDYKSRPRTLTFAPGETSKSFSISIVNDTKEEDEETFFLSMKAIGVGRSGSKAVVGGPTKTVVTIFDDERSRIVGHWSPIKCWPIVAVHLHLLPTGSVMLWDRLGNSRLWNPTAEALTTPAAAEDNLFCSGHSFLPDGQLLVTGGHHEHGAPMDDGVGLLSASSYDAFTDKWTSLPDMNAGRWYPTNTTLGNEDVLVTSGSTDMFFSKNPLSQVWQSSSHTWRNLTSAQAQSVNLQALGVDLYPRMFLAPDGRVFKAGPDQDTWFLNTAGTGNWSAGPPSNFGLRAYGSAVMYAPGKILIVGGGNVTNGNTPADDATTSAEVLDLNAATPGWRIVAPMQFPRRHVNATLLPDGTVLVTGGVDGPGFNNEAKPILPAELWNPETETWTTLPAMQATRGYHSNALLLPDGSVISAGGGEGAGATGHHTNAEAYFPAYLFKGPRPVIDTVPANVDYGYTFLVETPDAASIAKVSLIRLPSVTHAFDQNQRFNSLEFSQAADGLHVSVPINTNLAPPGHYMLFIVNGNGVPSVASIIAIGGVTPPDQPTISFTYVPPYGSFQDLQGQVDNVDSSAYKIAVFIRVRGGWWTKPYWDTPLTPIRPDGTWTCDITTGGVDQEATAIVAYLVPNGYNPPLMGGQSSLPAELELNSITKAETTRTP, via the coding sequence ATGATACAAAAGGTACGATTATCTTTGCTGTTGACGCTGGCGGGGCCACTGTGTGGAAGCGCCGTCGCCGCGACTGTGCAGGATTTTGACAAGCCGAGTAAAGGGACGCCCTACGTCTCGATTCAAACTAACAACCCACCAGGGCCGGAAGTCTTACCTGGAGGACCGACCGGATCGGGAAACTTCCTCCGTCTTGCTTCCGCGACTCCGCAACCACAGCCGCCGAGTGCGAATACCATCACCTTTCCAGACACCGACCCTGCTGCCGATATCGTCGTCATCGACTTTGATTTCCGCTTGACACCCGGCAATGCCGTTGTGCCGGGAAAAGGGCGTGCTGACGGGTTTGGGGTCGCGCTGCTCAATACCGCATTCTTCAGCGCGCCAGGAGTTGCCTCCCAAGGCCCTGTCTTTGCCGCTGAAGAACCCAATTTTACCGGCTCGCTAGGCATTGGGTTTGATCTCTATAAGAATGGTAACCTTCCCGGTGGCTATCCAGACGACATCGGCAACGATAACGTTCGCGGGCCATTTGTCTTCAGCAACAGTCTCTCTGTGCATTTTCATGGCCAGGTGCTCACGCAAGTTGACGTCAGTGAGGTCGTCGATCTTGCCGGCGGGCAATGGATGCATGCGCGCATCGTTATGCGTCCTGGCGGTGGCTTCTCCGATGTCAGTGTGATGCTGACTCCCCGCGACTGTGCGCCGGTCACCGTCGTGGAGAACTTGCCTGTTCCTGGACTTCTGCCTTATAGAGGGCGGCTACATTTCGGCGCCCGCTCAGGAGGAGAAACGGCGAATTCCGATATCGACAACATCAAGGTGCAGTTCCTCAACTCCGCTCAAAGTCTTCTTTCTTTCAGGGCGGACACCTATCGCGTGGAAGAGACGGCGCTTGAGGTAGTCATCTCTGTCGAGCGGATGGGAAACATCTCGGAAACAGTCAAAGTGCGATACAGCGCGACCAGTGGCACTGCCAAGAGTCGGTCCGATTATAAGAGCAGGCCAAGAACGCTCACCTTTGCTCCTGGCGAGACGAGCAAATCTTTCAGTATCTCAATCGTGAACGACACCAAGGAAGAAGATGAGGAAACCTTCTTTCTCTCTATGAAAGCAATAGGCGTGGGACGCTCGGGGAGCAAGGCTGTGGTCGGTGGACCAACAAAGACCGTGGTGACAATCTTCGATGACGAACGAAGTCGTATCGTCGGTCATTGGAGTCCCATCAAGTGCTGGCCGATCGTCGCCGTGCACCTGCATCTGCTGCCAACCGGCAGCGTGATGCTATGGGACCGGCTGGGGAATAGCCGTCTATGGAATCCAACAGCCGAAGCGCTCACTACCCCAGCGGCAGCGGAAGACAATCTTTTCTGTAGCGGTCACTCCTTTCTGCCTGATGGTCAGTTGTTGGTCACGGGTGGGCACCATGAGCACGGCGCTCCGATGGATGATGGTGTCGGTTTATTGAGCGCCAGTTCCTATGACGCCTTCACCGACAAGTGGACGAGCCTGCCGGACATGAATGCTGGACGCTGGTATCCGACCAACACCACGTTGGGGAACGAGGACGTACTCGTAACGTCCGGCAGCACGGACATGTTCTTCTCGAAGAATCCGCTTTCCCAAGTGTGGCAATCGTCAAGTCACACCTGGCGCAATCTCACCAGCGCCCAAGCCCAGAGCGTCAATTTGCAAGCGCTCGGCGTCGATCTTTATCCCCGGATGTTCCTTGCACCTGATGGCAGAGTTTTCAAAGCGGGGCCGGATCAAGATACCTGGTTCTTGAATACTGCCGGTACTGGGAACTGGTCGGCGGGACCACCAAGCAATTTCGGCCTTCGCGCCTACGGCTCTGCGGTCATGTACGCGCCAGGCAAGATCTTAATCGTCGGTGGCGGCAATGTGACCAACGGCAATACTCCCGCTGACGATGCGACGACCAGCGCCGAAGTCCTCGATCTCAATGCTGCCACTCCCGGGTGGCGGATCGTGGCTCCGATGCAGTTCCCGCGTCGTCATGTGAACGCCACGTTGCTGCCCGACGGCACCGTTCTGGTAACAGGGGGCGTCGATGGCCCGGGGTTCAACAACGAAGCCAAGCCGATCTTGCCGGCAGAACTATGGAATCCAGAAACCGAAACCTGGACCACGCTGCCAGCGATGCAGGCGACGCGAGGATATCATTCGAACGCACTCTTATTACCTGACGGGAGCGTCATTTCTGCCGGCGGTGGTGAAGGAGCTGGGGCCACCGGGCATCACACCAATGCCGAAGCCTACTTCCCTGCGTATCTCTTCAAAGGCCCAAGGCCGGTCATCGACACAGTCCCCGCAAACGTGGACTACGGCTATACGTTCCTGGTGGAGACTCCGGACGCTGCGAGCATCGCAAAAGTGAGTCTGATTCGACTGCCTTCCGTCACCCATGCGTTTGACCAGAACCAACGATTCAACAGTTTGGAATTTTCCCAGGCTGCCGATGGACTGCATGTATCGGTTCCTATCAATACCAACCTTGCTCCGCCAGGACACTATATGTTGTTCATTGTGAACGGTAACGGTGTGCCTTCAGTTGCGAGTATCATTGCTATCGGAGGCGTCACCCCGCCAGACCAGCCCACAATCTCATTCACTTATGTGCCACCCTACGGCAGCTTCCAAGACCTTCAGGGTCAGGTGGACAATGTAGATTCATCTGCATATAAAATTGCCGTGTTTATCCGCGTGCGAGGCGGCTGGTGGACCAAGCCATATTGGGATACGCCGTTGACCCCGATTCGTCCTGACGGTACGTGGACCTGTGATATTACGACCGGCGGGGTTGACCAAGAAGCAACCGCGATCGTCGCGTACCTCGTTCCTAACGGGTACAATCCACCGCTGATGGGGGGACAGTCGTCGCTGCCGGCAGAACTCGAGCTGAATTCGATCACAAAGGCTGAAACGACGCGCACCCCGTAA
- a CDS encoding WD40 repeat domain-containing protein, whose product MAVSSEIEAVQQVFANNSRRKVFARWWAVKRLTQLASSANGAGPQLTPADARAVIEGLVAGLESVHWGVHRRCKRALETLPSQPLIEAVCDLIIEREALRLRDIAVSEHYEPSDPLRKAAYLFVLGRQQFYEAHDPSGKLLEQFHVSTNALIRDHLLNLARTRGDRHWPATLLKTLHAHGSATLSETELAAAIEVLPSQQGWEELWEIVQTSALPWSWRAARKLIEGKWQPLGARAAGCWAALAAAVEHVANPVPVGGSFGQLWAVLQGHTDSVYSVAFSPDGRTLASGSHDKTICIWDVSQGQPQAILRDHVNSVRSVAFSLDGQTLASGSDDCTIRLWDVVRGQQRAVLKGHMHVVTSVAFSPNGRTLASGSWDRTVRLWDVAQGQQRAVLQGHTSGVTSVAFSPDGTTLASGSHDDTLRLWDVARGQERTVLKGHINDVNSVVFSPDEKTLASGSMDFIIRLWDVVSGLQPAVCQGHAGRVTSVAFSPDGRTLASGGGDDTIRLWDVVRGQQRAVLKGHMHVVTSVAFSPNGRTLASGSMDETIMLWDLVDTRQFVDAPLSQMTVADFELTQRLAVARSVPTEEQAVARYVAAILRYRLGEGRTE is encoded by the coding sequence ATGGCGGTGAGTAGTGAAATTGAAGCCGTGCAGCAGGTGTTCGCGAATAATTCTCGCCGGAAGGTCTTTGCTCGTTGGTGGGCGGTGAAACGACTGACCCAGCTGGCGAGCAGTGCCAATGGCGCTGGACCACAACTCACCCCAGCGGACGCACGCGCAGTGATCGAGGGCTTAGTCGCTGGCTTGGAGAGCGTGCACTGGGGTGTGCATCGGCGCTGCAAACGAGCGCTGGAGACGTTGCCGAGTCAGCCGCTGATCGAAGCGGTCTGTGACCTCATTATCGAACGGGAAGCCCTGCGCCTGCGCGATATCGCTGTGTCAGAGCACTACGAACCGAGCGATCCGCTGCGCAAAGCCGCCTATCTCTTCGTGCTGGGACGGCAACAGTTCTACGAGGCCCATGATCCTTCTGGAAAATTGTTGGAACAATTTCACGTTAGCACCAATGCTCTGATCCGTGACCACTTGCTCAACCTCGCCCGCACCAGGGGCGACCGCCATTGGCCCGCCACCCTCCTGAAGACCCTGCATGCGCACGGCAGTGCCACCCTGAGTGAGACGGAGCTGGCTGCCGCGATTGAGGTTTTGCCTTCACAACAAGGCTGGGAAGAGTTGTGGGAGATCGTACAGACAAGCGCACTGCCGTGGTCGTGGCGGGCGGCACGGAAGTTGATCGAAGGGAAATGGCAGCCTCTGGGTGCGCGTGCGGCAGGCTGTTGGGCTGCACTCGCCGCCGCTGTCGAGCATGTGGCGAACCCAGTCCCGGTCGGGGGTTCTTTCGGTCAGCTGTGGGCAGTGCTCCAAGGGCATACGGACTCAGTCTATTCTGTTGCCTTCAGTCCCGATGGTCGGACGCTAGCCAGCGGCAGTCACGATAAAACCATCTGCATATGGGATGTGTCTCAAGGCCAACCACAGGCTATATTACGAGATCATGTGAACTCGGTTCGGTCCGTGGCCTTCAGCCTTGATGGGCAGACACTGGCCAGTGGGAGTGATGATTGTACTATCCGGCTGTGGGACGTAGTCCGGGGGCAGCAGCGGGCGGTGTTAAAAGGCCATATGCACGTGGTTACTTCCGTCGCCTTCAGTCCTAATGGGCGGACGTTAGCCAGTGGGAGTTGGGATCGTACCGTCCGGCTGTGGGACGTAGCCCAGGGCCAGCAGCGGGCAGTGCTGCAAGGGCATACGAGCGGGGTCACGTCCGTCGCCTTTAGTCCGGATGGAACGACGCTGGCCAGTGGGAGTCACGATGACACCCTCCGGCTGTGGGATGTGGCTCGTGGCCAGGAGCGAACAGTGTTAAAGGGCCATATAAACGATGTCAATTCTGTCGTCTTCAGTCCTGATGAGAAGACACTGGCCAGTGGGAGTATGGATTTTATTATCCGGCTATGGGACGTTGTCAGTGGCTTACAGCCGGCCGTGTGCCAAGGGCACGCAGGCAGGGTTACTTCCGTCGCCTTCAGTCCTGATGGGAGGACGTTGGCTAGTGGAGGTGGTGATGACACCATCCGGCTGTGGGACGTAGTCCGGGGGCAGCAGCGGGCGGTGTTAAAAGGCCATATGCACGTGGTTACTTCCGTCGCCTTCAGTCCTAATGGGCGGACGTTAGCCAGTGGGAGTATGGATGAGACTATTATGTTGTGGGACTTAGTGGATACTCGCCAATTCGTCGACGCCCCATTATCCCAGATGACCGTTGCGGACTTTGAGCTAACGCAGCGCCTAGCGGTTGCGCGGTCGGTTCCAACAGAAGAACAAGCCGTGGCGCGTTACGTAGCGGCGATATTGCGCTATCGGCTGGGGGAGGGGAGGACGGAATGA
- a CDS encoding WD40 repeat domain-containing protein codes for MAMNTELEALQHVLADPAHGYFFDRWRAVKRLTQLASTTNGAGPQLTLTDARAVIDGLVAGLESVHWGVHRRCKRALETLTSQPLIDAVCGLIIEREILRLRDIAVTARYEPEDPPRKAAYLFVLGRQQFYEAHDPTGELLVQGYAATSLAARDHLLGLAHTRDDLRLALLTVHILERPRQVPTSGAEITVVLAALKTPGFCLMHDPDGALLAQFYSHASPTVRAQIVEGHHEWGDPQWARLIVALLSHPPRERSTSEDTAIRHALGTPGFYTVHDPTGEQLVQYYTEAGAPERAQMLQAVRTWEPQRGAQFVLGLLQPHGWASLSDAEQAVGVQMLSATQHADKVWALVQEGPLSQSWQAARKLIEGQWQPREARAVACWADLVAAVAGVADPMTVESLVGQQRAVLKGHTDWVWSVAFSPDGTTLASGSRDDTVRLWDVAQGQQRAVLQGHTNMVASVAFGPDGTTLASGNVDRTVRLWDVARGQQRAVLSGHTDRVHSVAFSPDGTTLVSGSDDHTVRLWDVARGQERAVLSGHTDSVWSVAFSPDGTTLASGSVDHTVRLWDVARGQARAVLSGHTSLVYSVAFSPDGTTLASGSLDDTVCLWDVARGQARAVLQGHTTGVESVAFSPDGTTLASGSYYDYTVRLWDVAQGQARAVLQGHGVRPVAFSPDGTTLAGMSEDRIYLWDVARGQQRAVLQGHKIESFAFSPDGTTLASGSWDRTVRLWVLNTRRFVEVLLGQMTASDVELAQHMLAAPSASAEQQAVARYVAAVLRYRLDEGATK; via the coding sequence ATGGCGATGAACACGGAACTGGAGGCGTTGCAGCATGTGTTGGCGGATCCCGCCCACGGCTATTTCTTCGACCGCTGGCGAGCAGTTAAGCGACTGACACAGTTGGCGAGCACTACGAATGGCGCTGGGCCGCAACTCACCCTCACCGACGCCCGGGCCGTGATTGACGGCCTCGTAGCCGGGTTGGAAAGCGTGCACTGGGGCGTGCATCGGCGTTGCAAACGCGCCCTGGAGACATTGACGAGTCAGCCGCTGATCGACGCCGTGTGCGGCCTCATCATCGAACGTGAGATCCTGCGCCTGCGCGACATCGCCGTCACCGCCCGCTACGAACCCGAGGACCCGCCGCGCAAGGCCGCCTATCTCTTCGTCCTGGGACGGCAACAGTTCTACGAAGCGCACGATCCTACGGGAGAGCTGTTGGTGCAGGGCTATGCGGCGACCTCTCTCGCCGCCCGCGACCATCTGCTGGGCCTCGCGCACACCAGGGACGATCTGCGTCTGGCACTGCTGACGGTCCACATTCTGGAGCGTCCGCGGCAGGTCCCGACGAGTGGGGCAGAAATTACGGTGGTGTTAGCCGCGTTAAAGACGCCAGGGTTCTGTCTGATGCATGATCCCGATGGAGCGCTCTTAGCACAGTTCTACAGCCACGCCTCCCCAACTGTCCGTGCGCAAATCGTCGAGGGCCACCACGAGTGGGGCGACCCGCAGTGGGCGCGGTTGATCGTGGCCCTTCTTTCTCATCCACCGCGCGAGCGGAGCACGAGCGAAGACACGGCGATTCGCCACGCCCTGGGCACCCCCGGCTTTTACACCGTCCACGATCCGACCGGCGAGCAACTCGTGCAGTACTATACCGAGGCGGGAGCGCCGGAACGTGCACAAATGTTACAAGCGGTGCGCACTTGGGAGCCGCAGCGGGGCGCGCAGTTCGTGCTGGGCTTGCTCCAGCCCCACGGCTGGGCGAGCCTGAGTGACGCGGAGCAAGCGGTGGGCGTGCAGATGTTAAGCGCCACCCAGCACGCAGACAAGGTATGGGCGTTGGTGCAGGAGGGGCCGTTGTCACAATCGTGGCAAGCAGCACGCAAGCTGATCGAAGGGCAATGGCAACCTAGGGAGGCGCGGGCGGTGGCGTGTTGGGCGGACCTAGTGGCTGCGGTGGCCGGTGTGGCGGACCCCATGACGGTGGAGAGCCTAGTCGGGCAGCAGCGGGCGGTGCTCAAGGGACATACGGACTGGGTCTGGTCCGTAGCCTTCAGTCCCGATGGGACCACCCTGGCCAGTGGAAGTCGGGATGACACCGTCCGCCTGTGGGACGTGGCCCAGGGGCAGCAACGCGCGGTGCTCCAGGGCCATACCAACATGGTCGCGTCCGTGGCTTTCGGTCCCGACGGGACTACTCTGGCCAGTGGGAATGTGGATCGCACCGTCCGCTTGTGGGACGTGGCCCGGGGGCAGCAACGCGCGGTGCTCTCGGGGCATACGGACCGGGTCCATTCCGTGGCCTTCAGTCCCGACGGGACCACCCTGGTCAGTGGGAGTGACGATCATACCGTCCGCTTGTGGGACGTGGCCCGGGGGCAGGAACGGGCGGTGCTCTCGGGGCATACCGACTCAGTCTGGTCCGTGGCCTTCAGTCCCGACGGGACCACCCTGGCCAGCGGGAGTGTCGATCACACCGTCCGCTTGTGGGACGTGGCCCGGGGGCAGGCACGCGCGGTGCTCTCGGGCCATACCAGCCTGGTCTATTCCGTGGCCTTCAGCCCCGACGGGACCACTCTGGCCAGTGGGAGTTTGGATGACACCGTGTGCCTGTGGGACGTGGCCAGGGGGCAGGCACGCGCGGTGCTCCAGGGTCATACCACCGGGGTCGAGTCCGTGGCCTTCAGTCCTGACGGGACCACCCTGGCCAGTGGGAGTTACTACGATTATACCGTGCGCCTGTGGGACGTGGCCCAGGGCCAGGCACGCGCGGTGCTCCAGGGCCACGGGGTCAGGCCCGTGGCCTTCAGTCCCGACGGGACCACTCTGGCCGGTATGAGTGAGGATCGCATTTATCTGTGGGACGTGGCCCGGGGCCAGCAGCGGGCGGTGCTCCAGGGCCACAAGATCGAGTCCTTCGCCTTCAGTCCTGACGGGACCACCCTAGCCAGTGGGAGTTGGGATCGCACCGTGCGGCTGTGGGTGCTGAATACCCGCCGATTCGTCGAAGTTCTCCTCGGCCAGATGACCGCCTCGGATGTAGAACTAGCGCAGCACATGCTGGCAGCGCCGTCGGCGTCTGCCGAGCAGCAAGCTGTGGCCCGGTATGTGGCGGCGGTGTTGCGCTATCGGCTGGATGAGGGAGCGACGAAGTGA
- a CDS encoding tetratricopeptide repeat protein: protein MNLRLRELQDALQVARRLSLKTVGWEQLQAKDADGNASGPQPYTEAAIATFTRALDQNEDDPDLLHHLAITHHARAWDLELQGSAEAFAAWEEALKYWRRLQTCAPFWHRLREKGKLLDPHFDPAILDETRQQLSQYLLEVHLDFIRQYYDQGQVERAEHHVRLVRRAHLPPAVRKQMDHRLYEVMTSGIPVALSTHDHATAIQVVERFLRLFPQYLPALQQGIEIYAQWLAQTSVQDQWPQIEALQTQAKPYATRLAAHPDLSNQPLARVAVAALAFLIGDKYEDRARALRAQRKQDADTLDHAAAQRERQTWDNAITWLRLAREHDPGRPQLSNTLTRCYTSRANLLMTLGMDTEDSSVRDRFLSAAFTDCQRILEVTPDHSDALFLGAQTLMLQKRHAEAVQWAERQVAVARQENDPEALHSAQALLSRLRVRPLADEALSHMRNQRFAAALPLLDQVIQIAPEGLHFYLRRAECHLELNNLEAAEADYHHAQGLAHTDDERESVNELHTALDDMRERIQQFSSLAVYRLQQEAVQAFNDDRYDEAITKLRSAIAQISSAPGGSKLRNWFSREVNVPKQKMAKELSVCLNSRAVQTMEHVMETFQRHSYWSSELLRSLQQAETDLHEATRLDPDDTTIKQNLGQVQQMLTFARSSSRR from the coding sequence GTGAACTTACGACTGCGCGAATTGCAAGACGCGTTACAGGTGGCGCGCCGTCTGTCGCTGAAGACCGTTGGTTGGGAACAGTTGCAAGCAAAGGACGCGGACGGCAATGCCAGCGGCCCCCAACCGTACACGGAGGCTGCGATTGCTACCTTCACCAGAGCGCTGGACCAGAACGAAGATGATCCGGACCTGCTGCACCACTTGGCGATCACGCACCACGCGCGCGCGTGGGACCTGGAGCTGCAAGGGTCAGCCGAAGCGTTCGCTGCCTGGGAAGAGGCGCTCAAGTATTGGCGGCGGTTGCAGACCTGCGCCCCTTTCTGGCACCGTCTGCGCGAAAAAGGCAAACTGCTCGATCCTCACTTTGATCCCGCAATCTTGGACGAAACTCGCCAGCAGTTAAGTCAATACCTGCTCGAAGTGCACCTCGATTTTATCCGCCAGTATTACGACCAAGGGCAGGTCGAACGCGCGGAACACCATGTCCGTCTTGTGCGCCGCGCCCATTTGCCGCCGGCCGTCCGCAAGCAGATGGACCACCGTCTCTACGAGGTCATGACCAGCGGCATCCCGGTCGCGTTATCAACACACGATCATGCCACGGCCATCCAGGTGGTGGAGCGCTTTCTGCGCCTCTTTCCACAGTATCTTCCGGCGTTGCAGCAAGGCATCGAAATTTACGCGCAGTGGCTAGCACAGACGTCTGTCCAAGATCAGTGGCCACAAATCGAAGCCTTGCAGACGCAAGCAAAACCATATGCCACGCGCCTTGCTGCTCATCCGGACTTGAGCAATCAACCACTGGCTCGGGTGGCGGTTGCTGCCTTGGCGTTCCTGATTGGCGACAAATATGAGGACCGCGCCCGCGCTTTACGCGCGCAACGCAAACAAGACGCCGACACACTTGATCATGCGGCGGCGCAACGCGAACGCCAGACCTGGGACAACGCCATTACCTGGTTGCGCCTAGCGCGCGAGCATGACCCAGGTCGCCCCCAGCTTTCCAACACGCTGACACGGTGCTATACGTCCCGCGCCAATCTTCTCATGACGCTCGGCATGGACACTGAAGACTCCAGTGTACGAGACCGTTTCCTCTCCGCAGCGTTCACCGACTGCCAGCGGATTCTGGAGGTCACCCCGGACCACTCTGACGCACTGTTTCTTGGCGCCCAGACGCTGATGTTACAGAAGCGACACGCCGAAGCGGTGCAGTGGGCTGAACGGCAGGTTGCGGTTGCCCGCCAAGAGAACGATCCAGAGGCACTGCACAGTGCCCAAGCCTTATTGTCACGGCTTCGCGTGCGACCGTTGGCCGATGAGGCGCTGTCACATATGCGGAACCAGCGCTTTGCCGCTGCTCTCCCCTTGCTTGACCAAGTCATTCAAATCGCCCCCGAGGGTCTTCATTTCTATTTGCGTCGCGCCGAATGTCACTTGGAGCTCAACAACCTGGAAGCAGCAGAGGCAGACTACCACCATGCTCAGGGGCTCGCCCACACAGATGACGAACGCGAATCCGTGAACGAGCTGCACACCGCACTCGACGATATGCGGGAACGCATCCAGCAGTTCAGCAGTCTTGCCGTATATCGCTTACAACAGGAAGCAGTGCAGGCGTTTAACGACGATAGATATGACGAAGCGATAACCAAGCTACGCAGCGCGATCGCTCAGATCTCATCCGCTCCTGGGGGGAGCAAGCTGCGCAATTGGTTCTCGCGCGAAGTCAATGTTCCGAAACAAAAAATGGCAAAGGAACTATCCGTGTGCTTAAATTCTCGAGCCGTGCAGACCATGGAGCACGTTATGGAAACATTCCAACGTCACTCGTATTGGTCCTCGGAGTTACTGCGGTCGCTCCAACAGGCGGAAACCGACCTCCACGAAGCGACGCGACTTGACCCTGACGACACCACGATCAAACAGAACTTAGGGCAAGTACAACAAATGCTTACTTTCGCGCGCTCCTCATCACGGCGGTAG